In the genome of Dickeya fangzhongdai, one region contains:
- a CDS encoding sugar phosphate nucleotidyltransferase, which produces MTALKAIIPVAGLGMNLLPVTKAIPKEMLPLVDRPVIEKIVNECVNAGIKEIVLVTHASKNAIENHFDTSFELESMLEERAKRQLLAEVQSICPPGVTIMNVRQGQTLGLGHAVSCAHPIVGNSPFVVVLPDVVMDDASADQSKDNLALLISRFEQTGHSQVLVKHRPYEVLPEYSIVECENALNQAGDASAITSMIEKPELAPVEGSDLSAVGRYVLTAEAWPILENTLAGAWGRIQLTDAIAELIKTQQVDAVQMAGRSFNCGRKMGYVQAFVSYGLRNPELGGAFKTKIKALLEKY; this is translated from the coding sequence ATGACAGCATTAAAAGCGATTATCCCCGTTGCCGGTTTAGGGATGAACTTGTTACCGGTTACCAAAGCGATTCCAAAAGAGATGCTTCCGTTGGTTGACCGGCCGGTAATCGAAAAGATTGTCAACGAGTGCGTCAATGCGGGAATTAAAGAGATCGTGCTGGTGACGCACGCCTCTAAAAACGCCATTGAAAACCATTTTGATACCTCTTTCGAGCTGGAGTCGATGCTGGAAGAGCGCGCCAAACGTCAGTTGCTGGCGGAAGTACAGTCCATTTGCCCGCCGGGCGTGACCATCATGAATGTGCGTCAGGGGCAGACGCTGGGTCTGGGGCACGCGGTGTCCTGCGCTCATCCGATTGTCGGCAACTCGCCGTTTGTGGTGGTACTGCCGGATGTGGTGATGGACGACGCTTCCGCCGATCAGTCGAAAGACAATCTGGCGCTGCTGATTTCCCGTTTTGAGCAGACCGGTCACAGCCAGGTGCTGGTAAAACACCGTCCGTACGAGGTGCTGCCGGAATATTCCATCGTGGAATGTGAGAACGCGCTGAATCAGGCGGGCGACGCTTCGGCGATCACCTCCATGATCGAGAAGCCGGAGCTGGCGCCGGTGGAAGGGTCGGACCTGTCCGCGGTCGGCCGTTATGTTCTGACTGCCGAAGCCTGGCCGATTCTGGAAAACACCCTGGCAGGCGCGTGGGGCCGTATCCAGTTGACCGACGCCATCGCCGAGCTTATCAAAACCCAGCAGGTTGATGCCGTTCAGATGGCGGGGCGTAGCTTCAACTGCGGTCGTAAGATGGGGTATGTGCAGGCATTCGTGTCCTACGGTCTGCGCAATCCGGAACTGGGTGGTGCTTTCAAAACCAAAATCAAAGCGCTGCTGGAAAAATATTAA